Below is a genomic region from candidate division SR1 bacterium Aalborg_AAW-1.
TATATGTTTTTTTATCGCTTTGGTTCAAGCATAACCAACAATATTATTCAATCTCCACCACAACATACAAAACCTGGAGATCTTATTTTTGATGGTGAATGGTATTATCTGAATCTTGGAGATGAAATTGCTCGACCAGAACAATGATATACAAACCAAACCATCACGATCAGTCAGAATATTCCTTCTTTGTGCCACAACAGCACCATAACGTTCATTCATCGAATGGTCAATGAACGATTTAGTAGCTATAATAAAGTTATTCCTCTTTTTTTATGAAGCGAGATCACCACTCTTCTTAAACATAAAATCAACAAGAAACAAAAACTAGAGAAAAAAAATCAGCAACTTTTTCTCTTCCCTAGCATTCTGAGCATACAACAATATCTCAATAATCATCCAGAAATAAACAACTCTCTCGTACTCAGCTGATCCTCTACTACAGTACAGAAAGCAAAAGCCTACCGATCTTTATCAAACCATACTGAACAGACACTTCTCTGTACCCATTCCCAGATATTTCAAAATCGACATAATCTGACCCATATTCACGTCATGGATCCACATTCTCCGTATTATCACACCTTCCAAGAACCCAGATATACGATCACTACTGTGATAGAAAAGATGAGAAAAATATATAATATTATACATTAGTTATAATAATCTATATCAATATTTTTTGTAGAGAACTCATATAACATTGCTGGTCTATGTCATACGTTTTGTTGTTGTTTTCCAGTAGACTTGAGAGAGACATAACGCTGTATAAATTTACGAAAATTTCTTATATCAGATGTCTTTCATTGAATCTGATCATATACAGTCTGTAACTGTGTAAGCGTAAATTGTCTAGGAAGAAAAAATTGAGCAATATTAGAATCCATCATTTTCTTTTGTAAAATACTATATGCATAACGAACAATATCACTATGATCAAATGGCATTTTTGGTAGTTTTTTGAGAGAGAAAAGCTTTACTTCTCCATACGAAGAAAGTTTCTGAATATTATGATACAATCAAGCCGAAACATATGCAATATTAACTGCCCTCCATCTTGGATCTCTCTTAGGATCACTAAACACTCCTATAGATTCGAGATAAACATTAACTAATCATAATTTTTTAAAAAGTTTCAATTGAACTGTTTGTTCAGCTGATTTATTGGTCATAAGATATCATCATGGTAAAGCCCACATTCATGATCGAGGTTTTTTTGTTCTCTCTAAAAGTACTATTTTCAACTCTCATTCATCTAAAGTAAACATAACAACCGACATAGTTACATAGACCTGATCAGGGATTTTTTCATTTTTCTCTACCATTTTTTCTTTTTAAATAAAGTATACTTATTGTACTATAAACAGTAAGATAAATCAAGATTAAATCAAATGTGTGTGTTACATTATTGTCAAATGTAAATATGAGCGTTGTAAACAATAACATACTATAATATAATAAGAGTAGATTTATACCATAACCAACAACAACAATGAACTATTATATTTATGAACATGAAAACGATGTAAGAAATTCTGAACTCAAACAACAAATACACCAGAAACTTTATCATATAGTTACAGAACCAACTCAAGCAGATCTTATTATAGTATTATGATGAGATGGGACTATGTTAGATGCTATTCATGAACTTCATTCATATAATATTCCATTCTTTTGAGTAAATTGTTGAACATTATGATTTCTCCTCAATGCTATTCGTTCTCCAGAGGAGATTCCTCATCATCTAGAAGAATTAGAGTATATTACCGAACCACTCCTCCAAGCAACAGTAACTACAAAAGATGATAGAGTATCAACTATTCAGGCCATCAATGATTTTGTTATAGCCAAACTCGATCGTAAAGAATGGATTTCTATGAAATTATCGAAGTGAGACAAAGAAAAAGCAATACAATGATCGGGGTTGCTTATCACATCAGCCATTTGATCAACGGGAACATGGGCTAATGAAAGATGACTAATGTTACCAACAGGAAATAATCTTATAGGAATTATGTGATTATCTACTGGTCCTTTCTCTACTCTAGTAACAAAACACGATAAGGATATCTCTATTTCACTAGAATCTCGTCGTCCTATTCATCTAGATATAGATACCAATAGAATGACTGTAGAAAACATTAAAAAAGTAGATATCTGACTATCACCTAAGACATATCAATTAGCATTTTTAAGTAAGGCAGGAACATCACACTTTCACAACAAAAGATTAGAACTTTTTACAAAAAAAATGGCACAAGATTTTTAAAACCATAACCACTATAGCATATGAACCAATCACAACCAATTATTAGCTTTGATATGGATAATACTCTTTATGATTTTTCTAAAAATCGAATTGAAGTTATTCAAAACAGTCCTGATAATTATATACCGCTATCTATTAAACAACAAATTACTCATCCGGAAGACTTTAAAGAATATAATATAGCTAGTATTATTGATTATACAGGCACCAACCTACATGCCAAAGAACTGATGCATCGCCTCAAACAACTCTATCAATCCAACAAACATTTCTTTCTTACTCTATCTCCTTATCATGGAGTTATAGATACAATAAATCAATTGAAACAACTCTTCGATGTATATATACTAAGTAAACCATCAACAGCAGATACAAGCAACTGTGCTACTGACAAGATTATGAGTATAAAGAGAGATTTTTGAATTGAGCGAGAAGAAAACATCAATCTTTCTAGTAAAAAGACACTCTTTTACAGTGACATCCATATTGATGATGATCCCAATATTCTGAATACTCCTCTACAACCACATCGAAAGCGAATTATCATGGATCAGCCATACAATAGACACCTACTATGACCAAGAATCTATAAAGATAAACAAGAACAACGACTCTCAACTATAGAATCTGTTCTTTCATCATCACAGTCAGAATAATTAATTTTATATTCTATGTAATATCTCATGAACAATAATATCAAACAAGGTCCTGGTCTTTACCTATGAAGATTTTCTCCTATTCATTGAGGGCATGAAGCAGTAGCTAATGCAATGATACAAAAATGTAAAGACAATTGTGCTTTTATTCTATGAAGTGTTAATGCTCCTCAATCACTTAAACATTTTTTCTCAGCTGAAGAAAGAGAAAAGTTTATAAAAATACTATATCCAAATATATCTATCATTAGACAAAATGATGTAAGAAATCAATGAAGTGATTCTGAAAATGATCAACTACGACTACAACAACTTGATCATAATATTGAACAACAATTTCCATGACAGTATGATAACACAACTTTTTATGGAGGATGTTATGAAGACGTAGAGTTTTTTGAAAAAGATAACAGAAACATTATTTATATGGATCGTTTTGATGGAACAACACCTCTAATCTCTGCAACTCAAATAAGACAACTGCTTATAACACTGACACTCACTGAATCTAATGACAATATTCGTATACAAAGACTATTAGATGCAAATATCATTAATCCTAAAATTGCGGAATTATTACTATCTACATTTATACCAAAACGGCATGAGTTTGAAAAAAAATAATCTCTTGTTTTCTCACCAAAAAAATCTATATATTCATTCCATGAATACATCTCATGGCATCAGAATAATATGATATCTAATTCTCATTATACAGAGAAGTCGGTCTTGCACCGACTTTTTTCGTGTATCAAAAAATAGTCAAACTCTATACTTTTAACTCTTAACTTTTAACTCTATGAAAATTATCTGTATCACGGGTTGAGTTCTTTCAGGTATTGGAAAGGGAATTACCTGAGCAAGTATTGGAGCTATCCTGAAATCTGCTGGCTACAATATCTTTATGCAAAAATTTGATGGTTATCTGAATATCGACCCAGGGACGATGAATCCCCTTGAACATGGAGAAGTATTTGTCACTGATGATGGAACAGAGACTGATCTGGATATTGGTCATTACGAAAGATTTATTGATACCAATCTCACCAAAGATTCAAGTTGGACTACAGGAAAAATCTATCAAGAGATATTTGAAAAAGAAAGAAAAGGAGACTATCTCTGACAGACTGTACAGGTTGTATCACACGTTGCCTGATTAGTAAAAGAAAAAATCAAACAGTGATACGAACACAGTGGAGCCGATATTTCACTGATAGAAATATGAGGAACCGTCGGTGATATGGAAAACGAATACCTCATCGAATCTCTCAGACAACTCAGACATGAATTAGGGTCAGATAATGTTATTTTTATACACCTCGTCTACCTACCCTACCTATGAGCAAGTAAAGAGCTCAAAACAAAACCAGCACAAAACTCTGTGAGAGATCTTATGGCAAGAGGTATTGATCCAGATCTCTTAGTACTCAGAGCTGATATGCCTATCGATGATAATATTATTAAAAAACTTTCTATCATGTGTTGATTACCAGAACAATGTGTCATTCCCTCAACAACAGTAAGTTCTATCTATGAAGTACCTGTCAATTATCATCACTATGGGGTAGGTGAAAGGATTATCGAGAAACTCAAACTCCCAAATAGTAAATTTGATCTTTCTGCATGGAATACCTTATTAGAATATAAACAAGAAAGTACTACTACTAAGAAAATAGCAATGGTATGAAAATACTGTAAATTAGAAGATGCATACTACTCACTCAATGAGTGACTAAAAACCGCTGGATATTGGAACAAAACTTTTATCCATATAGATTTTATCGATGCTACAGATATTGAAACAGAAGGAACTCAACTCCTGGAATCATATGATGGAATCTGTATACCATGAGGATTTGGAACGAGAGGCATCGAAGGTATGATCTTAACGACACAATATGCTAGAGAACATAATATACCTTTTCTATGAATTTGTCTAGGGTCACAAATTATGGCTATTGAATATGCCAGAAACGTACTGTGATATAGCGATGCAACGAGTGAAGAATTTGACACAGCTAACCAAAGCACTAACCATATTGTACATATCATGAATCATCAAAAAACCATATCTGACAAATGATGAACGATGAGACTCGGAAGCTATGAGTGTATCCTCACTCCCTGATCCAAAGCTGAACAAATGTATTCAAACAACACCATACAGGAAAGACATCGCCATCGCTACGAATTTAATAATAATTATAGAGAAGAGTTTGAAAAAAACTGATTCCATATTTCAGGAACCAGTAGCGATGGACTTCTTGTAGAAATTGTTGAACTCTCGAATCATCCATATATGATAGCTACACAAGCCCACCCAGAACTGAAATCGAGACCTCTCAATCCCCATCCTTTATTTATAGGGTTTGTACACGCTTTATAAACAACAATTAATCAATAAGAGTATCTGTTTGTTCATGATATGAAATAAGGGCATCAAATATTGATCTCGTAGATATGACTACATTACGATTTGTCTTCAGTAGCTGAGATCGATAATGGTTATTCTCAGCATCTGTGTTATTGTTTGCAATACTCGACTTAATATCTTTCAAAAATCTTGCATCATCCAATAACAACACCTGCTCACCTTGAGCTATTTTTTGAAGAGAAGAATCACGTTTATGTACTAAAGCATATTCCATAATGTCAGTTAAATGAAGAAGCTTTTCATCAAACTGATCCATGTATTTATGAATAGCTGTTGAATCAGTTTCACGTAAATGATAGTAATGTCATGATATATCTTTTAATTGTTTAATAGCAGCAAGAAAATCAACAACAGTTAACTGATAATATTCAATTTGTCTCTGTTGTACAGTATTGGCTTGCTTAATGTCATATTGTAATACTTTCGTCATCCATTCTTCACAATCTTCTTTAATGGTTGCATACGTATCACTCAATAACTTATCGGGATGTGTATGAGAAGCTAGCGCACGAATCATTTTGACAATATCATCTCCAAAATCGAGAATATCTTTTTTCATAGCAACGACATACTCTTCTGGCATAGTAGTAGAAACCTGATCTATCGCAAAAACTGTTGGATCTTCTTGATCTAAAAAGTGTTTTTTTTGTATAAATTTCACATATAGACCCACAAATGGAATAAATAATGAGACTCCAATAACATTATATAACGTATGATATGCTGCAATTCCAACAACAGGATCTGAAGACAAACCTGTAACATCCAAGAATCGATGAACTGGCATAAAGAGTAACAACATTACCACCATCTGGTATATATTAAGAACAAGATGTGCCATAGCAATTACTCTCTTAGTACGATATTTACCTGTACTACTAAGAAATCAGACCAAAAATGTTGTAATCGCTGATCACATATTAGCACCAATCATCATACCAAGTGCGATATCAAAAGTAATCATACCACTACTCAGCGCCGCCAAAGTCATGACACTTGTTCCTGTACTTGTTTGTAAAACAACTGTAATCACAATTCATAACAGTATACTTCTAAACAATCACATACTTGCATCATCTAATGCAAAAAGAGTAGATAAGGTATCAACAGACTCTTTCATATATGATAGACCAAGAAAAAGCAGTCCAAATCAAAATAAAAATTTAGCAACCGTCATCAATTTGGGATAACGAGAACCTGTAATAAGCAATACTCAACCCAAAGCAATAATAGGAAGTGTAATTGCTTCTATATTCACTTTAAATCATAACAATGCTATCATCCATGGAGTAAGTGTGGTCCCAATATTTGCTCACAATACAATACCAATACCTTGCTGAAGATTGATAATATTTGCTCCCACAAATCACAACATGAGCATAATCACAACAGTACTACTTTGTAAAATAGCCGTAGAAGTGATTCATACACCAATACTTTTTAAAAGAGAAGATGTATATTTGTGAATAAAGTTTTTAATACTATTTCCAAAAGCATCATGTACTGTTTCTTCAAAAAACATCATACCAAAAAGAAATAGTGCAATACCCGCAATCAACATCGCTCATGTCTCAAAACTCATAACAATACCAAAAAGTATAAAACATAACTCTATCTATAATATTGATTTAAACATATATTTCAAAAATCTAAAGACTTACGAAAAGTATAATCCTGACAGATAGTATTTTTTTGATTTGGTTAGATTATATTAAGCACACAAAACACGTAATTCTCTTGACTATTGATGAAATATTTTTTATAATCAATTACTATTTTATTATTTTACTACTACACCATGAACAAAAACACACCTATAGCTAGAAAAATCATTAACATTATTGTAATAATTCTTGTTGTTATTCTTCTTCTTCAGAATTTATCACTCGCTAGCGTAGGATTTCTCCTCTTTAGTATCAAACTACCATTGATTGTTGTAATGGCAGGAATGTTTATTGCTGGATGGTTTGTATCGAAAGCATTTGGTTGAGAATTCGATTATGAAGCTATGAAAAAGAAATATGAAGAAGTGGAAAACTCACTAGAAAAAGTAGTTGATAAATGACTTGAAGAAGGTAAAGGAGTAGTTAACAGAGTAAAAGATGCTGCTTCTGACATTAAAGAAGGTGGTGAAGAAGTTATTGAAAAAGCTAAAGATGCTGCTGAAGATGCTAAAGAAACTGTCTCTAAAGCTGTTAATAATGCAAAGAAGACTATATCTAAAGCAACTCCTACCAAAAAACCAACTCCAAAAAAAACTCCTACTAAAAAATAATCTACCTAATTGTAAAAAAACCCACAATTGTGGGTTTTTTTTATATATAAAATCATAATTTATATTCCTTGTTTACTAATTTGGAGATTAACAATAAATTTAACATCTTCTCCAATCATCATTCCACCCTTCTCAAGTGGAGAATTAAAGGTTATATTAAAATCACTTCTTATAATAATACCAGAAATTTCAAAACCAGCTTTTTCTACTCCATAAGAAGATACGGTAATTCATCAAAATTCTGCTTTTAAGATAAGAGATTTTGTAATGCCTTTCATAGTAAAATCTCCAATAAGTTCGTATTCGTTTTTAGAAATCTTTGTGAAAGATGTGGAATAAAAAGTCATTAATGGATAATCTTGTGTACCAAAAAAATCATCTCATCTTAAATGTTCGTCACGAGCAGTATTATTAGTATCAACACTTTTTGGATCAATTTCAAAATAAACTTTTGCTCCCTCAAAATCTTCTCACTCTTGAATTAATCTTCCAGAAAATGTCTTAAATGAACCTGTAACGGTTGATATTACAAGGTGTTTAATTTTAAATTGTACATCAGAATGGGCTTGATCAACAATCCATGTTGTTGCCATAGTATAAAGTAACAATATAAACGTATTCTTATCTTAAAGATCACATATGAAAAAATCAATATTAGTTTATTTTATAAAGTAAATTGTAATATTAAATTTTATTAATATATAATTTTCATAAAAAAACACCTCATATAGTTCCCTATGAGATGTTTTTTATGGGTCCAGAGGGATTCGAACCCTCGACCAGCGGCTTAAAAGGCCGTTGCTCTACCGACTGAGCTATAGACCCAACAAGAAGTTGGTATTAATACTATTATTGTTGTTGAAAGCAAGCTCAGTTCGGATGTTTACCTTCCTGAGCTATAAACTCATAAAGAAATTAGATGTAAATCACTAAATTATTATTAATTGCTAATTACTTATTAGATTAACTAGATAGTGAAACCTCTCATTTTCTTATATGCTTTTGCAGAGATTTTAACTGGTACTTTAATACCATCACCAAGATCAATTTTTACTTTAAGAAGATTGACTTTGAACTGTCTTTTGCTTTGTCTCATTGAGTGAGATCTTTTCGCTCCAGCTCCTGTCTTCTTACCAGTAAACATACATACTCTAGACATTATTTGCAAGGGATAATTAATAAAATTGATATGTTATCATTAAGAGAACTTATTCAGCAGTAACTTCACTAGTTGCACCTTCTTCAGAAGATTCTGTTGAGAATTCTATTGCAGTAGCTACAGCTTGCTCTGGATCATTTTCAATTTCAACATCTTTCGCTACTTTAAGATCTTTAATAAAGATTACATCTTGAAGCGTTTTAATTTCACTGAGATTAACTTCAATATGTTTTGGAAGTTTTGTAGGATCAGCTTTGACAGTCACTTCGTTAAGAAGGTGCTCGATTCTACCAAGTTTATCTTTTTCCACAAGAGATTCCCCAACATAAACAAGTTCTACTTCAGCACTAACTGCCTGACCTTTTACAACTCCAAGAAAATCAACATGAGAAAGAGCTGTTGTTACAGGATGAACTGCTACTTCATGAATAAGTACTAATTCATCAATACCATCTCCTTTAATAGAAATAGGCGTAGATTTACCTGCTTCTCTATACAACTTAATGAATTCGTTTTTGTTGAAAAAAATAGAAATAGGTTGTTTAATATGTTTTGCATAAATAACAGCTGGAATTTGATCATTTTTTCTGTAAGCATTTACTTGCTTACCAGATACTGTACGGAGAGTTGCATTCAATTTCATGAAAACAATAGAGGAAAATTATAAAGAAAGAATATTATTCATTTGTAGACTCAGGAGCATCAGCTTGTTCAATTGTTACTGATTCTACAGATTCATCAACAAGTTCAGCAGGAACTTGTACCTCTTCAACAACAGGAACAATTTGAAGAGTAAGGAGATCCATATTTCTTCTTTCAGAAGTCATAAGACTCTTTAATCTTGCTCACTTACCAACTTTAGTTCTTAAGAAGTAGAGCTTAGATCTTCTCACTTTAAATTCATCAAGAAGAATGATCTTAGCAAATTTATCAAAACACAACGGATAAATTTTTTCAATCACAACACCAGAAGAGACACCCCTTACAAGAAAAGTTCAATTAGGATGACTCGGATTTTTTACAGCATATACCAAACATCTAAATTTCCAGTTTCTTTTATTATCTCCTTCTCCAATAGTTTCATGGATTTCTAGGAGTTGTCCAACCTTAACTTGGATCTTTTTCATTCCAAAACTGTTATATACTGCTTGTAGTCTAGAAAAGTTCATTGAATTGTAAATGAGAGGGAATAAATATTGATATGAAAAATTATATGAGATTATGCAGTAACTTTTTCAGCAACTTTCTTAGAAGAAGGAGTTCTTGAACTCGTTACTTTAGCCTTCCATTTTCTTTGTTGTTCGATGTTTCTTCTCATTTCCATAAGAATTACTTTTTCAACTCTTACACGAGCCTTATTTAGTTTCTTTTTTGCTCAAGTTTTTAATCTTGTCATAGGATTAGGATGAATAATGATAAATTATATTTATGCTGCTTTTTTTGTAGTAGTTTTTTTAGCAGGTGCTTTTTTTTCAGAAGTTTCTTTTATAACAGCTTTCTTAGGAGCAACTTTCTTTACAGTTTCAGTTTTTTTAGCAGGTGCTTTTTTTTCAGAAGTTTCTTTTACAACAGCTTTCTTAGGAGCAGCTTTCTTTACAGCAGAACCATCAGTAATAATAGGAGAAACTTTAGCAAGTACATCTCTTTTCTTAGAAATAGAAACATTCTGACCTTTTCTTTGCACAAAGACAAGATGAGTAGCAACAAGATCTTTCAAAGAAGACAATCCTTTATGATCTAGAGCTTGTGTTACTTGAACAAAAGTAATACCATAACTCTTAATCTTTGATTGAGCCTTATTAAGAGCATTAGCTATCCATTTAGTCATACCTTCTTTCTCTAGTCTTTTAGCAAGAGTGATCGTGTGATCAATAAGATTTTTATATTTATCACCAGACTTTACTCTTTTGATATTTTGATTATAAAAGAATCTTTTTCGTCCTGATTGATTTGGCTTTGGCATTATTAAGAAATGAGTAAGGTATAAATTTTTTAATTAAGAGTAATAATTGGGCTTATATACATATACAGAAATTATTTAACATATTTAGCCATATACGCAAATGCTTTATTTGCTTCAGCCATTTTATGTACATCTTCTTTTTTCTTCACAGCTGTACCTTGTTCACTATATGCAGCAAGCAACTCTTCAGAAAGTTTTTTTGACATAGGCTTTCCTTTCTTTCCTCTTGCAGCATCAAGAATCCATTTGCAAGCAAAATACATCTTTCTTCCTGTTTTTACTTCAACTGGTACTTGGTAGACAGATCCCCCAACTCTTTTAGACTTAATCATGATAGAAGGAGCCGCATTCTCAATAGCAGTAAAAAGCACACCTTGTGGATTCATATGTCCAGCAGCTTTGATTTCGTTCATCGTGTCAGCAAATACTTTTCTTGCTACAGACTTTTTACCATCTTTCATAAGGTAGTTGATAAATTTTTCTGTCTTTGCATCAGCCAACACAAGAGCTCCTGATTTTGGTTTTTTAAATCACATAATGTTTGAAATTATAAGTTATAAATCTTAATGTTTGAAATTTCTAGAAATATGAAATATAGGTTTATTAAGAAAGTAATTCACAATACACAGGGTTTAATGTTTAATTATATATTATGATTTTGGTCTCTTTGTACCATAAAGAGATCTACCTTGTCTTCTCGCATCTACAGAATTAGAGTCATATTTACCTCTTACAAGATGATATTTCACTCCTGGAAGGTCTTTTACTCTACCTCCCTTTACCAATACTACTGAGTGTTCTTGAAGAGTATGTTTTTCTCAAGGAATATATACTCGAGCCTCTGAACCATTAGACATTCTTACTCTTGCTACCTTTCTTTGTGCTGAGTTAGGTTTTTTAGGAGTCATAATTGTCACCTTAAGACATACTCATCTCTTGAATGGAGAAGGATTGAATACTTTTTTATTATGATTCAATCTATTAAGAGAGAATTGCATAGCTGGAGCTTTAGATCTATACGTTCTTTTCACTCTAGGACTTTTAACAAGTTGTTGAATAGTAGGCATTAAAGCAAAAAATTATAAATTATAAATGAATCAAAATAACAATATGTTTTGAAAGCAATGTCGTACAATATACGAAAAAAAACTTGTATTTCAAGGAGAAGTTAGACTTTTTTGTTTTGAGAACATGGATTTTTAGAAAAACAAAGATTTTA
It encodes:
- a CDS encoding 5' nucleotidase, deoxy (Pyrimidine), cytosolic type C protein (NT5C) → MNQSQPIISFDMDNTLYDFSKNRIEVIQNSPDNYIPLSIKQQITHPEDFKEYNIASIIDYTGTNLHAKELMHRLKQLYQSNKHFFLTLSPYHGVIDTINQLKQLFDVYILSKPSTADTSNCATDKIMSIKRDFGIEREENINLSSKKTLFYSDIHIDDDPNILNTPLQPHRKRIIMDQPYNRHLLGPRIYKDKQEQRLSTIESVLSSSQSE
- the pyrG gene encoding CTP synthase; translated protein: MKIICITGGVLSGIGKGITGASIGAILKSAGYNIFMQKFDGYLNIDPGTMNPLEHGEVFVTDDGTETDLDIGHYERFIDTNLTKDSSWTTGKIYQEIFEKERKGDYLGQTVQVVSHVAGLVKEKIKQGYEHSGADISLIEIGGTVGDMENEYLIESLRQLRHELGSDNVIFIHLVYLPYLGASKELKTKPAQNSVRDLMARGIDPDLLVLRADMPIDDNIIKKLSIMCGLPEQCVIPSTTVSSIYEVPVNYHHYGVGERIIEKLKLPNSKFDLSAWNTLLEYKQESTTTKKIAMVGKYCKLEDAYYSLNEGLKTAGYWNKTFIHIDFIDATDIETEGTQLLESYDGICIPGGFGTRGIEGMILTTQYAREHNIPFLGICLGSQIMAIEYARNVLGYSDATSEEFDTANQSTNHIVHIMNHQKTISDKGGTMRLGSYECILTPGSKAEQMYSNNTIQERHRHRYEFNNNYREEFEKNGFHISGTSSDGLLVEIVELSNHPYMIATQAHPELKSRPLNPHPLFIGFVHAL
- a CDS encoding Na+/Pi-cotransporter, yielding MSFETGAMLIAGIALFLFGMMFFEETVHDAFGNSIKNFIHKYTSSLLKSIGVGITSTAILQSSTVVIMLMLGFVGANIINLQQGIGIVLGANIGTTLTPWMIALLGFKVNIEAITLPIIALGGVLLITGSRYPKLMTVAKFLFGFGLLFLGLSYMKESVDTLSTLFALDDASMGLFRSILLGIVITVVLQTSTGTSVMTLAALSSGMITFDIALGMMIGANMGSAITTFLVGFLSSTGKYRTKRVIAMAHLVLNIYQMVVMLLLFMPVHRFLDVTGLSSDPVVGIAAYHTLYNVIGVSLFIPFVGLYVKFIQKKHFLDQEDPTVFAIDQVSTTMPEEYVVAMKKDILDFGDDIVKMIRALASHTHPDKLLSDTYATIKEDCEEWMTKVLQYDIKQANTVQQRQIEYYQLTVVDFLAAIKQLKDISGHYYHLRETDSTAIHKYMDQFDEKLLHLTDIMEYALVHKRDSSLQKIAQGEQVLLLDDARFLKDIKSSIANNNTDAENNHYRSQLLKTNRNVVISTRSIFDALISYHEQTDTLID
- the rpmB gene encoding 50S ribosomal protein L28, whose product is MSRVCMFTGKKTGAGAKRSHSMRQSKRQFKVNLLKVKIDLGDGIKVPVKISAKAYKKMRGFTI
- the rplY gene encoding 50S ribosomal protein L25 encodes the protein MKLNATLRTVSGKQVNAYRKNDQIPAVIYAKHIKQPISIFFNKNEFIKLYREAGKSTPISIKGDGIDELVLIHEVAVHPVTTALSHVDFLGVVKGQAVSAEVELVYVGESLVEKDKLGRIEHLLNEVTVKADPTKLPKHIEVNLSEIKTLQDVIFIKDLKVAKDVEIENDPEQAVATAIEFSTESSEEGATSEVTAE
- the rplS gene encoding 50S ribosomal protein L19, translated to MNFSRLQAVYNSFGMKKIQVKVGQLLEIHETIGEGDNKRNWKFRCLVYAVKNPSHPNGTFLVRGVSSGVVIEKIYPLCFDKFAKIILLDEFKVRRSKLYFLRTKVGKGARLKSLMTSERRNMDLLTLQIVPVVEEVQVPAELVDESVESVTIEQADAPESTNE
- a CDS encoding Histone H1-like nucleoprotein HC2; translation: MPKPNQSGRKRFFYNQNIKRVKSGDKYKNLIDHTITLAKRLEKEGMTKWIANALNKAQSKIKSYGITFVQVTQALDHKGLSSLKDLVATHLVFVQRKGQNVSISKKRDVLAKVSPIITDGSAVKKAAPKKAVVKETSEKKAPAKKTETVKKVAPKKAVIKETSEKKAPAKKTTTKKAA
- the rpsG gene encoding 30S ribosomal protein S7 encodes the protein MGFKKPKSGALVLADAKTEKFINYLMKDGKKSVARKVFADTMNEIKAAGHMNPQGVLFTAIENAAPSIMIKSKRVGGSVYQVPVEVKTGRKMYFACKWILDAARGKKGKPMSKKLSEELLAAYSEQGTAVKKKEDVHKMAEANKAFAYMAKYVK
- the rpsL gene encoding 30S ribosomal protein S12; this encodes MPTIQQLVKSPRVKRTYRSKAPAMQFSLNRLNHNKKVFNPSPFKRGVCLKVTIMTPKKPNSAQRKVARVRMSNGSEARVYIPGEKHTLQEHSVVLVKGGRVKDLPGVKYHLVRGKYDSNSVDARRQGRSLYGTKRPKS